In a single window of the Terrirubrum flagellatum genome:
- a CDS encoding TadE/TadG family type IV pilus assembly protein, with amino-acid sequence MRFASSLRTVLKDRLTLFRTARDGVAALEFAIILPLMLTMWLGTFEVGQAIAANRKSVLVSRTLADLTARATTISNSDMANIFAATAAVIYPFSSADLGMRVTSVKRDSAGANKVVWSSASGPGMSALGVGASVTLPTGILTAANQTVIMAEVKFFYKSPTGWVLSSQALTLEDKTLMVPRQVTEVTRTS; translated from the coding sequence ATGCGCTTTGCTTCCAGCCTGAGAACCGTGCTGAAAGATCGCCTCACGCTCTTCCGCACCGCGCGTGACGGTGTCGCAGCCCTCGAATTCGCCATCATCCTGCCTTTGATGCTGACCATGTGGCTCGGCACTTTCGAGGTCGGCCAGGCGATCGCAGCAAATCGCAAATCGGTGCTGGTCTCGCGCACCCTTGCCGACCTCACGGCGCGCGCCACCACGATCAGCAACAGCGATATGGCGAACATCTTCGCGGCGACTGCTGCGGTGATCTATCCCTTCTCGTCGGCCGATCTCGGCATGCGCGTCACGAGCGTAAAAAGAGACAGCGCCGGAGCGAACAAGGTGGTGTGGAGCAGCGCCAGCGGACCTGGAATGAGCGCGCTTGGAGTAGGCGCGAGCGTGACTTTGCCAACCGGCATCCTGACCGCCGCCAACCAGACGGTCATCATGGCGGAGGTCAAGTTCTTCTATAAATCGCCAACGGGCTGGGTCCTTTCGTCGCAAGCCCTCACCCTTGAAGACAAGACGCTCATGGTGCCGCGCCAGGTCACAGAGGTGACGCGCACCTCGTAA
- a CDS encoding TadE/TadG family type IV pilus assembly protein, protein MTSIEFAMIAVPFIGLLFAIVETALLLFTNQALDTALQDTSRKIMTGEAQNSGMTAAQFKNAVCAIATFNNCSSALYVDVKSYTSTAPVPTLPITNGVFDPSQFTFNPGCPNQIVVARVAMQYPVYSTLFGAGLQQLSNGERVMMSTVSFRNEPYVTSNSGCS, encoded by the coding sequence GTGACATCCATCGAATTCGCCATGATCGCCGTGCCCTTCATTGGCCTCTTGTTCGCGATTGTCGAAACCGCCTTGCTGTTGTTCACCAATCAGGCGCTCGACACCGCGCTGCAGGACACCTCTCGCAAGATCATGACTGGCGAGGCGCAGAACAGCGGCATGACTGCGGCCCAGTTCAAAAATGCGGTTTGCGCGATCGCAACTTTCAACAACTGTTCCAGTGCGCTGTATGTCGACGTCAAGAGCTACACCTCGACAGCGCCGGTTCCAACATTGCCGATCACCAATGGCGTATTTGATCCGTCGCAATTCACCTTCAATCCCGGATGCCCGAACCAGATCGTCGTGGCGCGCGTGGCGATGCAATACCCCGTCTACTCGACGCTGTTCGGCGCCGGCCTGCAGCAATTGTCGAACGGAGAGCGCGTGATGATGTCGACCGTCAGCTTCCGCAATGAGCCATACGTCACGTCGAATTCCGGTTGCAGTTAG